A window of Paremcibacter congregatus contains these coding sequences:
- a CDS encoding acetyl-CoA C-acetyltransferase yields MEAYIIDAVRSPRGAARDWGALAQTKPIELLRQLFVALEQRTDLDTALVEDIILGCVSQTGEQGGNLAKIAALYAGWNSNISGQTVNRFCTSGLTACSTAAAKIMAGIEDIVVAGGIESMSRVAMFSDKGPWYSDKQVMAQTKFIHMGISGDLIATQEGFRREDVDAYALRSQRNAARARDAGYFDRSIIAITDAEGQMILDKDQIIRADTTLEKLASLEPSFAAIGAQGLDAIALQTYPELEAINHVHHGGNSPGMVDGAALLLFASAAQVEAHKLTPRARIISMANASVEPVVMLTAGQMAAKKTLAKARLTPEDIDLYEVNEGFAAVALKFQRDFNLRDDQFNVNGGAIAMGHPLGASGAILLNSLLDELERQNKKRGLVALCGGAGVGEAMIIETLS; encoded by the coding sequence ATGGAAGCCTATATTATTGATGCGGTGCGCAGCCCCAGAGGCGCCGCCCGCGACTGGGGAGCGCTTGCCCAGACCAAACCCATTGAACTTCTACGGCAGCTCTTCGTCGCACTGGAACAGCGGACTGACCTTGATACGGCTCTCGTCGAAGATATCATCCTGGGCTGCGTCAGCCAAACCGGCGAACAAGGCGGCAATCTCGCCAAAATCGCGGCGCTTTATGCCGGATGGAACTCCAATATATCCGGTCAGACCGTCAACCGTTTCTGCACCTCTGGCCTCACCGCCTGCTCTACCGCCGCGGCAAAGATCATGGCGGGCATAGAAGATATCGTGGTGGCCGGCGGGATTGAGTCCATGTCGCGGGTGGCGATGTTTTCCGACAAAGGGCCCTGGTATAGCGACAAACAGGTGATGGCGCAGACCAAATTCATTCATATGGGCATTTCGGGTGACCTGATCGCGACACAGGAGGGCTTCCGTCGCGAAGACGTTGACGCCTATGCCCTGCGCTCGCAACGAAACGCCGCCCGGGCCCGGGATGCCGGTTATTTCGATCGCTCGATCATTGCGATCACGGATGCCGAAGGCCAGATGATCCTGGATAAAGACCAGATCATCCGCGCAGACACCACCCTTGAGAAACTCGCGAGCCTGGAGCCAAGTTTTGCCGCAATAGGCGCTCAGGGACTGGACGCCATCGCGCTGCAGACCTACCCTGAGCTGGAGGCCATCAACCATGTACATCATGGAGGAAACTCTCCGGGCATGGTCGATGGCGCCGCCTTGCTCCTTTTCGCCTCCGCCGCACAGGTAGAAGCACACAAACTGACCCCCCGCGCCCGGATTATCAGTATGGCCAACGCCAGCGTCGAGCCCGTGGTGATGCTGACGGCAGGACAGATGGCAGCAAAAAAAACGCTCGCCAAGGCGCGCCTCACACCAGAAGATATCGACCTATATGAGGTTAACGAAGGCTTCGCCGCCGTGGCGCTCAAATTTCAGCGTGATTTCAACCTCCGGGATGATCAGTTCAACGTCAACGGCGGCGCCATCGCCATGGGCCACCCTTTAGGCGCCAGCGGGGCGATCCTGTTAAATAGCCTGCTCGACGAACTGGAACGTCAGAATAAAAAACGTGGTCTGGTGGCCCTTTGCGGCGGTGCCGGTGTCGGTGAAGCCATGATTATCGAGACCTTATCTTAA
- a CDS encoding M14 family zinc carboxypeptidase: MKDFGLRKHFGLRKLAILGLMCGTFSGIVPGQLQAQADFDKPFYPETVKFNAAIPKPATMIGHPLGHRVARNDLLVRYLTDVANISDRVTSEVIAYSHEGRPIVMLTITSPENHARIDDIREAHNALRGKDAPASIPDDMPVVTWLNYGVHGAEVSSTDAVLPVVYHLAAAEGPEIEKTLKKSVILVIASFNPDGSSRQSAWNHMHGADVPVTNPDHRLHNTFWPGGRTNHYWFDLNRQWLLLQHPEAKGWVEKFHQWRPNINADYHEMATDKTYYFHPGAADRTHPLIPQKSMALLDKVADRPRAFMDGEQRLYFSEEGYDNFYLGKGSTYPHVHGTVGVLFEQAHSDGFKDSDYGVVSFRDNIRTHYRTSLEIVRAGVELRPELLKFQKSFGAETRELAAKDKVKGYIFAAPKDPARIYHALDLLNRHQIAVKRTTKDVTVNKKLFRAGQSYLVETNQAQYRLIKGLFGKITTFENNTFYDVSGWTLPLAFDLDYAEVSGKNIAGEILGTPKPVAAPVPEKAGSGYLFSWHNYYAPKALYRLQNAGYLPRVATKPFEIETAEGIQKMDRGSIMVPVGRQGGHSDQDLHKIMTQIAQEDGVKIHSVGSVHTPTQGMDLGSLSFSVLKAPKVLLLTGEGIASYDAGEVWHLLDKRMKMPVTMIDKQNLAKINLANFTHVILVGGNHKDLKGKVADQINNWVKQGGTLVAHRQGAKWAYDSLLADKKDAKKDAKKEAADKTSTAPERLLYGDKVMNEVQDIIGGAVMAGDLDITHPIGYGVSDRDIASHRNTLLAFDAPKNPYATVVRIKENALLSGYASEKNQKKLAGKTMLLAERHGKGSVVLFTDNPNFRAYFYGTNKLFMNSLFFSKVFDKPRKAK, from the coding sequence ATGAAGGATTTTGGTCTCAGGAAACATTTTGGACTCAGGAAACTGGCCATTTTAGGCCTGATGTGTGGTACTTTCTCGGGCATTGTCCCAGGTCAGCTTCAGGCGCAGGCGGATTTTGATAAACCCTTCTATCCGGAAACGGTAAAATTCAATGCCGCCATTCCGAAGCCGGCGACGATGATCGGTCATCCACTCGGCCATCGGGTCGCCCGCAACGATTTGCTGGTACGCTACTTGACGGATGTGGCCAATATCTCGGACAGGGTTACCTCGGAAGTTATCGCCTATAGCCATGAGGGTCGCCCGATTGTGATGCTAACCATCACATCACCGGAAAACCATGCGCGCATTGACGATATTCGCGAGGCTCACAACGCCTTGCGCGGTAAAGATGCCCCGGCGAGTATTCCTGATGACATGCCGGTGGTGACATGGCTCAATTACGGGGTGCATGGGGCGGAAGTCAGTTCCACCGACGCCGTTTTGCCGGTCGTATATCACCTTGCGGCGGCCGAAGGGCCTGAGATTGAAAAAACACTGAAGAAATCGGTAATTCTTGTGATTGCCTCCTTTAATCCCGATGGCAGCAGCCGCCAGTCGGCCTGGAACCATATGCATGGCGCGGATGTACCGGTGACCAATCCGGATCATCGTCTGCATAACACCTTCTGGCCGGGCGGGCGTACCAATCATTACTGGTTCGATCTGAATCGTCAGTGGTTGTTGTTGCAGCATCCGGAAGCCAAGGGTTGGGTAGAAAAATTTCACCAATGGCGGCCGAATATCAACGCCGATTATCATGAGATGGCGACGGATAAAACCTATTATTTCCACCCCGGGGCGGCGGATCGCACCCACCCGCTGATTCCACAAAAATCAATGGCGCTGCTGGATAAGGTCGCGGACCGTCCGCGGGCCTTTATGGACGGCGAACAGCGGCTGTACTTCAGTGAAGAAGGCTATGATAATTTCTATCTCGGCAAGGGCTCTACTTATCCGCATGTGCACGGAACTGTCGGGGTTCTGTTCGAGCAGGCTCATAGTGATGGCTTTAAGGACAGCGATTACGGTGTGGTCTCTTTCCGGGACAATATTCGCACCCATTATCGCACCAGTCTTGAAATTGTGCGCGCCGGGGTAGAATTACGGCCGGAATTACTGAAATTTCAAAAGAGTTTTGGGGCGGAAACCCGGGAACTTGCGGCAAAGGACAAGGTGAAAGGGTATATTTTTGCGGCACCGAAAGACCCGGCGCGGATTTATCATGCGCTTGACCTATTGAACCGGCATCAGATTGCGGTGAAACGCACCACGAAAGATGTCACAGTTAATAAGAAACTGTTCAGGGCCGGCCAATCCTATCTGGTGGAAACCAATCAGGCGCAGTATCGGTTGATCAAAGGCCTGTTTGGTAAAATCACGACGTTTGAAAATAATACTTTCTACGATGTGTCCGGCTGGACCTTGCCTCTGGCGTTCGATCTGGATTACGCAGAAGTTTCAGGCAAGAACATCGCCGGAGAGATATTGGGAACACCAAAACCGGTGGCGGCGCCTGTGCCCGAGAAGGCCGGTTCGGGTTATCTTTTCTCCTGGCATAACTACTATGCGCCCAAAGCGCTTTATCGCTTGCAAAATGCCGGTTATCTGCCCCGGGTCGCGACAAAACCGTTTGAAATAGAAACCGCCGAGGGCATTCAGAAAATGGACCGGGGCAGCATTATGGTGCCGGTCGGCAGACAAGGCGGTCATTCTGATCAGGACCTGCATAAAATCATGACGCAGATCGCCCAGGAAGACGGTGTCAAGATACACAGCGTCGGCAGTGTCCATACGCCGACCCAAGGCATGGATCTCGGCAGCTTGTCTTTTTCAGTGCTGAAAGCACCAAAAGTTCTGCTTCTGACCGGGGAAGGCATTGCATCATATGATGCCGGTGAAGTCTGGCATTTGCTTGACAAGCGTATGAAAATGCCGGTCACGATGATTGACAAGCAGAATCTTGCCAAGATCAATCTTGCAAATTTCACCCATGTCATTCTGGTGGGCGGCAATCACAAAGACCTGAAAGGCAAAGTCGCCGATCAGATCAACAACTGGGTCAAGCAGGGCGGCACATTGGTGGCCCATCGTCAGGGGGCGAAATGGGCCTATGACAGTCTGCTGGCGGACAAAAAGGACGCCAAGAAAGATGCGAAGAAAGAGGCGGCTGACAAAACATCAACAGCACCAGAGCGTCTGTTGTATGGTGACAAGGTCATGAACGAGGTTCAGGACATCATTGGCGGCGCGGTTATGGCCGGTGATCTCGATATTACTCACCCGATTGGCTATGGTGTATCGGATCGCGATATCGCCAGTCACCGTAATACGCTGCTTGCATTTGATGCGCCGAAAAACCCGTATGCGACGGTGGTGCGGATTAAGGAGAACGCCCTGTTGAGCGGCTATGCTTCTGAGAAGAACCAGAAGAAGCTGGCGGGTAAGACCATGCTGCTGGCGGAACGCCATGGCAAGGGAAGTGTTGTTCTGTTTACGGACAATCCCAATTTCCGGGCTTACTTTTATGGCACCAATAAACTGTTTATGAACAGTTTGTTTTTCTCGAAAGTGTTTGATAAGCCGCGAAAGGCCAAATAA
- a CDS encoding N-acyl-D-amino-acid deacylase family protein, with the protein MIERSRFSNFLLTQRRASVLWTLCVMCLFCLSSVPAAQARETVDTLIKGGLFVEGGQEKAALLQVAIKDGRIHAVGPHLDETLQADKVIDATGMVVAPGFIDPHTHAGAELSSPERKANLNYLTQGVTTVFIGNDGGGAVDVGEKLSRFESDGIGTNVATYVGHGAVRAAVMGRADRAPTSEELAQMKSYVARAMQDGALGLSTGLYYVPGSYAATDEVVALAQVAADHGGMYDSHIRDESSYSIGLKAAVSEVIDIARQTGIAVHVAHIKALGVDVWGQSRDIVQLVEKAQAEGLKVTADQYPWRASGTSVAGALMPRWVMAGSKDAYQARLQDPSLSKRIREEMTENLRRRGGAEAVLITDKEKPDLVNRTLAEIAKTRDESAIDTALWIIQEGNARVASFNMAPEDIRRFMTQPWVMTSSDGSTGHPRKFASYPKKYADYVVGEKLLTLSEFVYHSAGQVADVFGLKGRGYLRPGYVADVIILDPEKYRPKADFAHPEQLTEGMQWVLLGGKVVIEEGRFTGDLAGKALRKNH; encoded by the coding sequence GTGATTGAACGATCCCGATTTTCGAATTTTCTCCTGACCCAGAGACGGGCATCCGTCCTGTGGACATTATGTGTTATGTGTCTTTTCTGCCTGAGTTCAGTACCGGCGGCGCAGGCGCGGGAAACTGTCGATACTCTTATCAAAGGCGGATTGTTTGTTGAAGGGGGGCAAGAAAAAGCGGCTCTTCTTCAGGTGGCCATCAAAGATGGTCGTATTCATGCAGTCGGGCCGCATCTGGATGAGACGCTGCAGGCGGACAAAGTAATTGACGCAACCGGCATGGTTGTCGCCCCCGGTTTTATTGATCCCCATACCCATGCGGGCGCCGAATTGAGCAGCCCCGAACGGAAAGCCAACCTGAATTACCTGACCCAGGGGGTTACAACTGTGTTTATCGGCAACGACGGGGGCGGTGCCGTTGATGTTGGTGAGAAACTGAGCCGCTTCGAAAGCGACGGCATCGGCACCAATGTGGCGACCTATGTTGGTCACGGGGCGGTGCGCGCGGCGGTTATGGGACGGGCGGATCGTGCGCCGACTTCCGAAGAACTGGCGCAAATGAAGTCATATGTCGCCCGCGCGATGCAGGATGGCGCCCTGGGTTTGTCAACAGGGTTGTATTATGTCCCCGGGTCTTATGCCGCAACCGATGAAGTTGTGGCCCTGGCCCAGGTGGCAGCGGATCACGGCGGGATGTATGACAGCCATATCCGCGATGAAAGCAGTTATTCCATCGGCTTGAAGGCGGCGGTTTCTGAGGTGATCGATATCGCCCGCCAGACAGGTATCGCGGTGCATGTTGCCCATATCAAGGCGCTGGGCGTTGATGTCTGGGGTCAGAGCCGTGATATTGTTCAACTGGTTGAAAAGGCGCAGGCAGAGGGGCTGAAAGTCACGGCGGACCAATATCCCTGGCGTGCCTCAGGCACCAGCGTTGCCGGTGCCCTGATGCCACGCTGGGTGATGGCGGGGTCCAAGGATGCATATCAGGCGCGCCTTCAGGATCCCTCTTTGAGCAAGCGGATACGGGAAGAAATGACCGAGAATCTTCGCCGTCGCGGCGGGGCCGAAGCCGTGTTGATCACGGATAAGGAAAAGCCGGATCTGGTAAACAGGACATTGGCGGAAATCGCCAAGACCCGCGATGAGTCAGCCATAGATACGGCGTTATGGATCATTCAGGAGGGAAATGCCCGGGTGGCGTCTTTCAATATGGCGCCTGAGGATATCAGGCGCTTTATGACCCAGCCCTGGGTGATGACGTCGTCGGATGGCAGTACGGGACACCCGCGAAAATTTGCCAGCTATCCAAAGAAATACGCCGATTATGTCGTGGGAGAAAAACTTTTAACTCTGTCTGAGTTTGTCTACCATAGCGCCGGGCAGGTGGCGGATGTTTTCGGTCTGAAGGGGCGCGGCTATTTGCGTCCGGGATATGTTGCGGATGTGATTATTCTTGATCCGGAAAAATACCGGCCAAAAGCAGATTTTGCGCATCCGGAACAGCTGACAGAAGGTATGCAGTGGGTCCTTTTGGGCGGCAAGGTCGTCATAGAGGAGGGTCGTTTTACCGGTGATTTGGCTGGGAAAGCTCTACGTAAAAATCACTAA